In Diadema setosum chromosome 19, eeDiaSeto1, whole genome shotgun sequence, a genomic segment contains:
- the LOC140243159 gene encoding transcription initiation factor TFIID subunit 13-like produces MAEYSGSAATATEDSEEPQDFDPSEADQDVHVTESTDKKKRLFTKELRCMMYGFGDDQNPYAETVDLLEDLVLEFITEMTLKATEVGRQGRVQVEDIIFLIRKDPRKYSRIKQLLLMNEELKKARKAFDEANY; encoded by the exons ATGGCAGAATACTCCGGATCTGCAGCCACAGCAACGGAG GATTCTGAAGAACCACAAGACTTTGACCCCTCGGAGGCGGATCAGGATGTTCATGTGACCGAGAGTACTGACAAGAAGAAAAGGCTCTTCACCAAAGAGT TAAGATGTATGATGTATGGCTTCGGAGACGACCAGAATCCATATGCTGAAACAGTCGACTTACTGGAGGATCTTGTACTGGAGTTTATCACTGAAATG ACCTTGAAGGCAACGGAGGTTGGCAGACAGGGCAGGGTTCAAGTGGAGGACATCATCTTCCTGATCAGGAAGGACCCCCGAAAGTACTCCCGCATCAAGCAGCTCCTCCTCATGAATGAGGAGTTGAAGAAGGCAAGGAAAGCCTTTGACGAAGCCAACTACTAG
- the LOC140243160 gene encoding ribonuclease P protein subunit p21-like yields the protein MGVGRKGKTLSEGHQRMNYLYQAAHCVLAQNPENSQLARFYIETMRRVSAKLVMRLQPDIKRTVCKKCSALLVPGVTATVRVRGRRQRHVVVRCLDCGTIKRFNANDKHVLWVEKPEAAVQEGKQSTSS from the coding sequence ATGGGGGTTGGGAGGAAAGGGAAAACCCTCAGTGAAGGGCACCAGAGAATGAACTATCTGTACCAGGCCGCACACTGCGTGCTGGCGCAGAACCCCGAGAACTCGCAACTGGCGCGATTCTACATTGAAACCATGAGGAGGGTGTCCGCCAAACTCGTCATGCGCCTGCAGCCAGACATCAAGCGTACCGTGTGCAAGAAGTGTAGCGCCCTCCTAGTACCGGGTGTCACGGCCACTGTGAGGGTCAGAGGTCGTAGGCAGAGGCATGTGGTCGTACGCTGCCTGGATTGTGGAACGATCAAACGGTTCAATGCCAATGACAAGCATGTGTTATGGGTAGAGAAACCTGAGGCTGCTGTCCAAGAAGGGAAACAGAGCACTTCCTCATAG
- the LOC140242692 gene encoding uncharacterized protein C6orf118-like gives MAEERAQGEVPVPRGLSSRPLRSIINGLSEEHKHDILLRTKGHLNHNRLMKPPELATHKPWESSGKEVPLIHEPTKIPSPRQPHKKEEEMVQALYHFSTGTAGSMPHPTPELGPDPHGRKAAGLGSSQNRTGAPFPPRNVSPKTTSRLDSPKSYIDDGVLVEELSLPELMLPVSRQRTTRGLARTQSPPHRLPPFEGKEDRSSISRDLNKQLFVQSHLAGITKRDQFNRFLDFQRHVLRRDEMYEKGVLTGRKAVEHLERKLYEKLQDLSVETRFSAPNFHRLQIYSDIWDELIEETPTFSTILKKIKNEFDLYMGSLLDSQPHRQSEVLSQQVRGLTASGVVLPGELAIGQDVVKRMEQDTKNVLEENDRLRERLRKEQAAVAALPPQVEIPDPVPTQRKAKEEELVLGHGDQVLELHNKILDLQQTIEELTEELHAHHVPKSICEHMEGCLRDTEAEVLKLLSTNEYLEKTIQGLEADIDKLLEKYDAPETDIRAIWKSINTLSAVSFPGMD, from the exons ATGGCGGAAGAGAGAGCTCAGGGGGAGGTGCCCGTCCCCCGGGGCTTGTCTTCAAGGCCTCTGCGGAGCATCATCAATGGGCTTTCGGAGGAGCACAAACACGACATTCTCCTGCGCACCAAGGGGCACTTGAACCACAACCGACTTATGAAACCTCCTGAGTTGGCCACCCACAAACCGTGGGAGAGCTCAGGGAAGGAAGTTCCTCTCATACATGAACCCACCAAGATTCCATCACCAAGACAACCTCAT AAAAAAGAGGAGGAAATGGTTCAGGCCCTGTATCACTTCAGCACAGGAACAGCAGGCAGCatgccccaccccacccctgAGCTGGGGCCAGACCCACATGGAAGGAAGGCCGCTGGCCTCGGGAGCAGCCAGAACCGGACGGGTGCACCTTTCCCTCCAAGGAATGTCTCCCCAAAGACCACCTCAAGGCTGGACTCCCCGAAGTCGTACATCGACGACGGCGTGCTCGTGGAGGAGCTATCACTGCCAGAACTTATGCTTCCTGTGTCCCGTCAGAGGACAACGCGGGGATTGGCACGGACACAGTCGCCCCCGCACCGGCTTCCTCCATTCGAGGGTAAGGAGGACAGGAGCTCCATCAGCAGAGACTTGAACAAGCAGCTCTTTGTTCAGAGCCACCTGGCGGGCATCACCAAGCGGGATCAGTTCAATCGATTCCTGGACTTTCAGAGGCATGTGCTCCGGAGGGACGAGATGTACGAGAAGGGCGTGCTCACTGGACGGAAAGCCGTGGAGCATTTAGAGCGAAAGCTCTATGAG AAACTACAAGACCTTAGTGTGGAGACGAGGTTCAGTGCACCAAACTTCCACAGGTTACAGATCTACAGCGACATTTGGGATGAGCTCATCGAAGAAACGCCGACCTTCTCAACTATTCTTAAGAAGATCAAG AATGAGTTTGACCTCTACATGGGGTCACTGCTGGACTCCCAGCCTCACAGACAGAGTGAAGTGCTGAGCCAGCAAGTCAGGGGGCTGACCGCCAGTGGTGTGGTGCTGCCGGGTGAGCTGGCCATTGGTCAAGACGTGGTCAAGAGGATGGAGCAAGACACTAAGAACGTCCTGGAAGAAAATGACAG GTTGAGGGAGAGGCTACGCAAGGAGCAGGCAGCAGTGGCTGCTCTCCCTCCCCAGGTGGAGATCCCTGACCCAGTCCCGACACAGCGTAAGGCCAAGGAGGAAGAGCTGGTCCTGGGCCACGGCGATCAGGTCCTGGAACTGCACAACAAGATCCTGGACCTGCAGCAGACCATCGAGGAGCTGACAGAGGAGCTCCACGCCCACCACGTACCAAAGTCCATCTGTGAGCACATGGAGGGCTGCTTGAGGGACACGGAGGCAGAGGTTCTTAAACTGCTCTCTACCAACGAATACCTGGAGAAGACCATACAG GGCTTGGAAGCAGACATTGACAAGCTGCTGGAGAAATATGATGCACCGGAGACCGACATCAG AGCCATTTGGAAAAGCATCAACACCCTGAGCGCCGTGTCATTCCCAGGCATGGATTAA